One genomic segment of Chitinophaga sancti includes these proteins:
- a CDS encoding tandem-95 repeat protein, translating to MNKKATLTFLILFLLILAPKGYAITPPAIANLDGDAVSFTVAGAPVLLDAGSNANVTAGTANNFTDGMLTVSITNSTRFSEDEISIKTTGQITVNANLVYYAGTQIAAYSGGKSGRNMKIRFNSNATATAIDALLQSITYYDNYSYWPSTDTRIIQFILSDGNGGISTPANITVSFININHTPIANDEYYVGAMDQVISKTAPGLKANDYDIDGDATTFSPVGLPLHGSLSLSNSGSFSFTPDAGYIGLDSFTYKLCDPAGACSGAAKALFFIGGANVTPSPANDNYTVNQDVALYVSKTTGVLSNDNDPNSGSSRIFNQASLVTAPAHGILRLAVDGSFDYYPNKGFSGTDQFVYSNCDAQGACANATCTITINSVNTPPYAVDDVYTGDDNTAITGNVLSNDTDNEGNALTASLIFAAANGTVIFNADGSFTYTPFNPFGGIDKLQYQVCDNGIPSNCDTAELIFVIKSVNATPVITTTTQAAGQEDIPTAINSFYFSDPDADSNAVTVILSVNSAVGTLSANPAPGITIVPSANDSVIIKGIIADINTYISSDSVKFTGALNTYGNVVLTITINDGGFTGEDPGTSGDAGSEESTKTISFNITAVNDSPVITVPAAKTVALNTNLVISNEVSVSDVDAGSNSVQVTMTVTHGVISLSSTAGLVFLIGSGTADATNTFSGTLTDINNALSTIIYTPTGNYTGTATLQITVNDQGNSGSGGSKTDTKTIDIAVGPLKPFIINVTSTNLDQVYKTGDIITVKVVFNEEVIVTGTPVLILETGTVDQNAVYAAGTGTDTLQFTYTVQSGDLSADLDYTSMNALSGGTIKNNTSSKDALLDLPAPGATGSLSANKNLQIDGIAPVVTAVTLPSDSTYKTGDELKFVVNFSEAITLTGAASYLPIQVGANTVNATFLSSTSTSVTYHYTILAGQQDTDGIGIGQLQLSTTTITDIAGNNTVLTFTPGNTTGILVDAVAPSINNLTVTPGYYKEGTNIDLTVTWQESVLVTGTPRISLLIGSTSGYATYISGSGTNTLTFRYTVQAGDNDTDGIGIGTVIAMGTIKDAAGNAADLTINYATTPGIVYVDTKAPAVVNVTGPADGTYHAGQILSFNVNVDETITVDPTGVTLPVTIGTMQVNATLVSSSATQLVFNYTVVNGDSDNDGIAVTGPLSVPAGKITDLAGNELLPALNNVASLNAVLVDASAPIVTAGQSFSLFENSNSSTIIGTIVATDNSSTLKNWQITQNADTDNDNVPAFAIDATTGQLTVNDADEFNFEKTAQFNIAVTVSDGYNTSAAGIVSIFLKDVNETPTVGTVTDQTICAGGEQVVTVTGISAGPEIAQTTTLTVSADKDAFTTQTVTDNGDGTATLRYELKADVTENATVTLTVKDNGGTANGGVDEISTQFTVNVSVPPVLSISSDQGTTVSKGATIYLTATGAATYTWEDADNILGGQNTATLNVRPQATATYTVNGVTAGGCTAQGSIVITVTDDYKLDATNLLTPNGDGINDKWVIRNIDSYPDNEVKIYDRTGRLIYHKKGYQNEWDATINGSPLAEGTYYYIVTFPSGHHTFKGFITIVRDQK from the coding sequence ATGAATAAAAAAGCTACCCTTACATTCCTTATTCTATTTTTATTGATATTGGCGCCCAAAGGGTATGCGATTACCCCTCCGGCAATTGCTAACCTGGATGGCGACGCAGTATCTTTTACTGTAGCAGGAGCCCCCGTTCTGCTGGATGCAGGCAGCAATGCAAATGTTACAGCCGGAACCGCGAATAACTTTACCGATGGAATGTTGACTGTTTCTATTACCAACAGTACGAGATTCAGTGAAGATGAAATCAGTATCAAAACTACCGGACAAATTACTGTCAACGCAAACCTGGTCTATTATGCAGGCACCCAAATCGCCGCATATTCGGGTGGCAAATCAGGCAGGAACATGAAAATCCGGTTTAACAGCAATGCCACAGCCACGGCTATTGATGCATTATTGCAGAGTATTACCTACTATGACAATTACAGCTACTGGCCCTCTACGGACACACGTATCATTCAGTTTATTTTAAGTGATGGGAATGGTGGTATAAGTACTCCTGCTAACATTACGGTATCGTTTATCAATATTAACCACACCCCAATAGCTAATGATGAATATTATGTTGGCGCTATGGATCAGGTCATCTCTAAAACCGCCCCAGGTCTCAAAGCGAATGATTACGATATTGATGGCGATGCCACTACATTTAGTCCTGTCGGTCTACCACTGCATGGTAGCTTATCTCTCAGCAACTCTGGTAGTTTTTCATTTACACCTGACGCTGGTTATATAGGATTAGACAGTTTTACATATAAGTTGTGTGATCCTGCCGGCGCCTGTTCCGGTGCAGCGAAAGCACTCTTCTTTATAGGAGGCGCTAACGTTACGCCCTCCCCAGCCAATGATAATTACACTGTCAACCAGGATGTAGCGCTATATGTAAGCAAAACTACTGGGGTGTTAAGTAACGACAATGATCCTAATAGCGGATCAAGCCGCATTTTCAATCAGGCATCGCTGGTTACGGCACCCGCTCACGGCATCCTCAGACTGGCTGTTGATGGTAGTTTTGACTATTATCCCAATAAGGGATTTAGTGGCACAGATCAATTTGTATATAGTAACTGCGATGCGCAGGGTGCATGTGCAAACGCTACCTGTACCATCACAATAAACAGCGTTAATACACCTCCTTATGCAGTAGATGATGTTTATACAGGGGATGATAATACCGCGATTACCGGCAATGTATTATCGAATGATACTGATAATGAGGGAAATGCACTAACTGCTTCTCTTATATTCGCGGCCGCAAACGGTACTGTTATTTTTAATGCAGACGGTTCATTTACCTATACGCCCTTTAATCCGTTCGGCGGTATAGATAAATTGCAATACCAGGTCTGTGATAATGGCATACCTTCTAATTGTGATACCGCAGAATTGATATTTGTAATTAAAAGCGTGAATGCTACGCCTGTAATTACGACTACAACCCAGGCTGCTGGACAGGAAGATATACCTACAGCTATCAATAGTTTCTATTTTTCAGATCCAGATGCCGACAGCAATGCGGTTACAGTAATATTGTCAGTTAATTCCGCCGTTGGTACATTGTCAGCGAACCCTGCTCCCGGAATTACGATCGTTCCATCAGCGAATGATTCCGTCATTATTAAAGGAATTATTGCTGATATCAATACCTATATTTCAAGCGATAGCGTAAAATTTACAGGTGCTCTTAATACATACGGTAACGTAGTGCTGACTATTACAATCAACGATGGTGGATTTACCGGCGAAGATCCGGGTACTTCAGGAGATGCAGGCAGTGAGGAAAGTACCAAAACAATTTCTTTCAATATTACAGCGGTCAATGATTCACCCGTAATTACCGTACCTGCTGCCAAAACAGTAGCCCTGAACACTAATCTTGTTATCAGTAATGAAGTGTCTGTGTCCGACGTGGATGCAGGATCAAATTCCGTACAGGTAACAATGACTGTCACCCACGGTGTGATCTCGTTATCGTCTACAGCCGGACTGGTATTTTTGATTGGCTCAGGCACCGCCGATGCTACGAACACATTCTCTGGTACACTTACAGATATCAACAACGCTTTAAGCACAATTATATACACTCCAACAGGTAATTATACAGGTACCGCTACCTTACAGATCACAGTTAATGACCAGGGTAATTCAGGTAGCGGTGGATCAAAAACGGATACCAAAACAATTGATATTGCAGTCGGACCATTAAAACCATTCATCATCAACGTCACTTCAACTAACCTGGATCAGGTATATAAAACAGGGGATATCATTACCGTGAAAGTTGTATTTAACGAGGAAGTAATTGTAACCGGCACGCCGGTGTTAATTTTGGAAACCGGTACTGTCGATCAAAATGCCGTTTATGCTGCAGGTACAGGCACAGATACGCTGCAATTCACTTATACTGTACAAAGCGGCGACCTGTCTGCCGACCTGGATTATACTTCAATGAATGCATTAAGCGGTGGTACAATTAAGAATAATACCAGCAGTAAAGATGCATTGTTAGACCTGCCAGCACCGGGCGCCACAGGTTCATTATCTGCTAATAAAAATCTTCAGATAGATGGTATAGCACCCGTAGTCACTGCGGTTACTTTACCCTCTGACAGCACCTATAAAACAGGAGATGAACTGAAATTTGTAGTCAATTTCAGTGAAGCAATAACGCTCACTGGTGCCGCTTCATATTTGCCCATACAGGTTGGGGCCAATACTGTAAATGCCACCTTCCTGTCATCCACTTCCACAAGTGTGACTTACCACTATACCATACTGGCAGGACAACAGGATACTGATGGAATAGGAATAGGACAATTACAATTGAGCACTACTACAATCACAGACATTGCTGGCAACAATACCGTACTTACATTTACTCCTGGCAATACCACGGGTATACTTGTAGATGCAGTGGCTCCTTCAATAAATAACTTAACCGTTACGCCAGGATACTATAAAGAAGGTACAAACATTGATCTTACCGTTACCTGGCAGGAAAGTGTGCTCGTAACAGGTACGCCACGTATCAGTCTACTGATAGGAAGCACATCCGGGTATGCTACCTATATAAGCGGTTCCGGTACTAACACACTCACATTCCGTTACACCGTGCAGGCTGGAGATAATGATACTGATGGAATCGGGATCGGAACAGTGATTGCTATGGGCACTATCAAAGATGCTGCTGGTAACGCTGCGGATCTTACTATTAATTACGCGACTACGCCGGGAATTGTATATGTGGATACCAAAGCACCTGCCGTAGTAAACGTAACGGGTCCTGCCGATGGCACTTATCATGCCGGACAAATACTTAGCTTCAACGTAAATGTAGATGAGACTATAACAGTAGACCCTACAGGCGTAACTCTGCCCGTGACGATCGGCACCATGCAGGTAAATGCGACACTCGTAAGCAGTAGCGCTACCCAACTGGTATTCAATTACACGGTAGTCAACGGTGATTCCGACAATGATGGCATTGCTGTAACAGGCCCCCTAAGCGTTCCTGCAGGTAAGATCACCGACCTGGCAGGCAACGAATTGCTCCCTGCACTCAACAACGTCGCCTCATTGAATGCTGTGCTGGTAGATGCTTCAGCTCCTATTGTGACTGCCGGCCAATCTTTCAGCTTGTTTGAAAACAGCAACAGTAGTACGATCATTGGTACTATAGTGGCAACAGACAATAGCAGTACCTTGAAAAACTGGCAGATCACACAAAATGCAGATACAGACAATGATAATGTGCCCGCATTTGCTATCGATGCCACAACCGGACAATTAACTGTAAACGATGCTGACGAATTCAATTTCGAAAAAACTGCTCAGTTCAATATCGCTGTAACTGTCAGCGATGGATATAATACAAGCGCTGCAGGCATAGTCAGCATCTTCCTGAAAGATGTGAACGAAACGCCGACAGTAGGCACAGTGACGGATCAGACAATCTGCGCAGGTGGTGAGCAGGTTGTTACGGTCACCGGCATCTCTGCAGGACCAGAGATCGCTCAAACCACCACACTTACTGTTTCGGCAGACAAAGATGCATTCACCACACAGACTGTCACAGACAACGGTGATGGGACTGCAACATTGCGCTATGAGCTGAAAGCGGATGTGACAGAAAACGCTACTGTTACATTAACCGTGAAAGATAACGGGGGGACTGCCAATGGCGGTGTTGATGAAATCAGTACACAATTTACTGTAAACGTATCCGTTCCTCCTGTTCTCAGCATCAGCAGCGATCAGGGTACTACCGTGTCAAAGGGTGCTACCATCTATCTCACTGCCACAGGAGCTGCAACCTATACCTGGGAGGATGCTGATAACATTCTTGGCGGACAAAACACCGCTACTTTAAATGTTCGCCCACAGGCAACGGCTACCTATACTGTAAATGGAGTAACAGCCGGAGGTTGTACCGCCCAGGGATCTATCGTTATCACAGTAACAGATGATTATAAACTGGATGCTACAAACCTGCTGACACCAAATGGCGACGGTATTAACGATAAATGGGTGATCCGGAATATTGACAGTTATCCTGATAATGAGGTGAAAATATATGACCGCACAGGCCGGTTGATATATCACAAAAAAGGATATCAGAATGAATGGGACGCTACAATTAATGGATCTCCGCTGGCCGAAGGTACTTACTACTACATTGTAACGTTCCCTTCAGGACATCATACATTTAAAGGATTCATCACTATTGTTCGCGATCAGAAATAA